A single Triticum dicoccoides isolate Atlit2015 ecotype Zavitan chromosome 2A, WEW_v2.0, whole genome shotgun sequence DNA region contains:
- the LOC119353973 gene encoding major facilitator superfamily domain-containing protein 12-like: MVKMIGTEPSSELEWDEPLGRVPIFSYGSGHMLNDITSSCWFTYLLVFLTDVGLSPSDAAIVMLSGQLADGFTTIFVGELIDRFGHFKLWHAGGSILVAISFSSVFGSCLPCKLTGTNSSTLETVGYSIFASIFNVGWAVTQVAHMSMVNCMTSNPTSRVALVSCRNAFTMVANLSLYGIALLIFTLMRSVSVLVQYRWIAYTAISIGCCFVVAFLIGTKEPGLNQPSQDKSLSRISWAHWFKKVLYYQVALVYMCTRLVTNVSQAFLAFYVINDLGMHQSSKALVPAIIYVCSLVVSVMLQETRWSGWRLKNYFSAGAMIWILSGIGIVLLPSSMHNFMYALSITIGAANALMTVTSISMEGVLVGEDLNGCAFVYGSLSFIDKVSCGIALYILESYQGSTKISENQELAYGYSVTRLGLGLVPAVFSLLSAIVAHTMDLPEARRRPLVEPLLA; the protein is encoded by the exons ATGGTTAAAATGATTGGTACTGAGCCATCAAGTGAATTAGAATGGGATGAGCCATTAGGAAGGGTGCCAATCTTTTCCTATGGCTCTGGGCATATGCTAAATGATATCACATCATCTTGTTGGTTTACATATTTGTTGGTATTCTTGACGGACGTCGGCCTTAGTCCAAG TGATGCTGCTATTGTCATGCTTTCCGGTCAGTTGGCGGATGGCTTCACAACAATCTTTGTTGGTGAGCTG ATTGATCGTTTTGGACATTTCAAACTGTGGCATGCAGGAGGATCTATTCTAGTAGCAATTTCCTTCTCATCTGTTTTTGGTAGCTGTTTGCCTTGCAAACTCACGGGGACTAATTCGTCAACTCTGGAGACTGTTGGATACAGCATATTTGCCTCTATTTTTAATGTTGGTTGGGCAGTTACCCAAGTCGCTCACAT GTCAATGGTGAACTGCATGACGTCAAACCCAACAAGTCGGGTTGCACTAGTGAGCTGCCGCAATGCCTTCACGATG GTCGCAAATCTTAGCTTGTATGGCATTGCTTTGTTGATATTTACTCTAATGCGGTCAGTGAGTGTATTAGTTCAG TATCGTTGGATTGCTTATACGGCCATTTCCATCGGATGTTGTTTTGTTGTCGCGTTCTTGATTGGAACAAAAGAGCCAGG GTTAAATCAACCTTCTCAGGATAAGAGcctctccagaatttcatgggccCACTGGTTCAAGAAAGTATTGTACTACCAAGTTGCTCTAGTCTACATGTGCACTAGATTGGTAACCAATGTTTCGCAG GCATTTCTTGCTTTCTACGTGATAAATGATTTGGGAATGCACCAATCTTCCAAAGCGCTG GTACCTGCTATTATCTATGTATGCAGCTTGGTAGTATCTGTCATGTTACAG GAGACTAGATGGTCGGGTTGGCGTCTAAAAAACTACTTCTCAGCTGGAGCAATGATTTGGATATTGTCCGGCATTGGAATTGTTCTCTTACCAAGCAGTATGCACAACTTCATGTATGCCCTTTCAATCACGATAGGAGCGGCCAATGCACTTATGACA GTCACAAGTATCAGCATGGAAGGTGTTTTAGTAGGAGAAGATCTAAATGGTTGTGCTTTTGTATACGGCTCTTTAAGTTTTATTGACAAAGTGTCATGTGGCATAGCGTTGTATATCCTCGAGTCCTACCAAG GAAGCACCAAGATCAGTGAGAACCAAGAATTGGCATACGGCTATTCCGTTACGAGACTCGGTCTGGGGCTAGTTCCAGCCGTCTTCTCGCTTCTTTCAGCCATAGTAGCTCATACCATGGACCTCCCTGAAGCTCGACGGAGACCTCTAGTGGAGCCTCTTCTTGCCTAA